From the genome of Anopheles moucheti chromosome 3, idAnoMoucSN_F20_07, whole genome shotgun sequence, one region includes:
- the LOC128302682 gene encoding uncharacterized protein LOC128302682, whose protein sequence is MRGYEISYLTTDLLRDMTYDLEIGNTIAYRHNATFKQTLEFAPTTCIDYDHMPMYAGVSQYIPLPDTNELCFMVPKSAAKSVFLVLLDPYDRYSWIAFGLTVVVISLVLYWFSESSRQSNIIFIVLEMLMIVLNGPTHELVERFERFVVGLFMLLSIVVISGYQSLVISFISSPRYDPQLDTFDAINDTCLFMHDLGLANLGYHFKNTHKSYEIFESTDTMWKVKYCVMSTCTEARYIMAHVGNVDKPRKIEPGSLELYTEEEWKKMKHQFTYFRYSKARVGSTTAMYRVNYNSPVRHHLTFYTQAFIEGRLQYFPVLRKSKPKPSELLEDTLKSAAVQQMGLKDLLIAWLVYCAGILLSVVCFVGEQVVLCMKKIKRIGLKTLAKIKYNSRVVLHFEQ, encoded by the coding sequence ATGCGTGGCTACGAAATCAGTTATCTTACTACAGACTTGTTGCGCGATATGACGTACGATCTGGAGATAGGTAACACAATCGCTTATCGTCATAATGCTACCTTCAAACAGACATTGGAATTTGCTCCCACAACTTGTATTGACTATGATCATATGCCAATGTATGCAGGAGTGTCGCAATACATTCCACTGCCGGATACGAATGAGTTATGCTTTATGGTACCAAAAAGCGCTGCAAAGTCGGTGTTTTTAGTTTTACTCGATCCTTACGATCGCTACAGCTGGATCGCGTTCGGACTGACTGTAGTCGTGATATCGCTGGTGTTGTATTGGTTTAGTGAATCTTCACGACAAAGCAACATCATATTTATCGTATTGGAGATGTTGATGATTGTACTGAACGGACCTACGCATGAGCTAGTAGAACGATTTGAACGATTTGTTGTAGGACTGTTCATGTTGCTCAGCATAGTAGTGATATCCGGCTATCAGTCACTGGTGATTTCGTTCATATCCTCACCACGCTATGATCCACAGTTGGATACATTCGATGCTATTAATGACACTTGTCTGTTTATGCACGACTTAGGTTTAGCCAACTTGGGATACCATTTcaaaaacactcacaaatCGTATGAGATATTTGAATCAACTGACACCATGTGGAAAGTGAAGTACTGTGTGATGTCCACCTGTACCGAGGCCAGGTACATCATGGCGCATGTTGGTAACGTTGACAAGCCCAGAAAAATTGAGCCAGGATCGCTGGAATTATACACCGAAGAAgaatggaaaaagatgaaacatCAGTTCACATATTTCCGCTACTCGAAGGCTCGTGTTGGATCAACAACAGCTATGTACCGTGTAAACTATAATTCTCCTGTGCGCCATCATTTGACCTTTTATACACAGGCGTTTATCGAAGGACGGTTACAGTACTTTCCGGTGTTGAGAAAAAGTAAACCTAAGCCGAGTGAACTTCTGGAAGACACTTTAAAGTCGGCCGCTGTACAACAGATGGGTTTGAAGGATTTGCTGATAGCATGGTTGGTATATTGCGCTGGAATATTGCTgagtgtggtttgttttgttggagaGCAGGTAGTGCTGtgtatgaaaaaaattaaaagaatcGGATTGAAAACGTTagccaaaataaaatacaattccAGAGTTGTTTTACATTTCGAGCAATGA